The Synechococcales cyanobacterium T60_A2020_003 sequence GGCGATCGCCTAACTCAGCATCCTGAAGCTCACGTATACCTGGTGAATACGGGCTGGACGGGTGGAGTCTACGACATTGGTCAACGATTGTCGATCGCCCATACTCGTCGTATGGTATCCGCTGCTCTTAACGGAGAACTCGATACCGTCAACTATGTCCCCCACCCCATTTTTAAGGTACTCGTACCGGATGCTGTGCCGGGAGTACCTAGCGAGGTGCTCAATCCCCACCGTACGTGGGACGACCTCAACGCCTACAACGCGCAAGCCCAAGAGCTAGCTCGTCGGTTTATGCAGAACTTTGCTCAGTTTCAGGATCTCCCGGCGGCGATCGCGGCGGCGGCTCCTGATCCGATGCAGGTTGTGACCGATTAGACAGTCAGATAGGTGTCTCTTGCCAACGCTCATAGGGCTTCCATCCCGTAGAGCATCCATTTACTCAGCAGTCTTTTAATGACGAAGGAGATTAAGACTTATGATATCTGCCAATCGCTCCGACCGTAGCTTTATGCCCGATCGCCACGAGGATAAAGAGAATGCGTTTGTCCTGTGGTTTGAAGAAATTGGAATTGATGATATCCCGATCGTGGGGGGGAAAAATGCATCGTTGGGTGAAATGATTCAACAACTGACCTCAAAAGGGGTTAGCGTTCCCACCGGATTTGCAACCACTGCCTATGCGTTCCGCTACTTCCTCGAAAAGGCGGGTCTAGAAGCAAAACTCCGTAAGCTCTTTGCTGGACTGGATCTAGATGATGTCACCGATCTGCGCGAACGGGGCAAACAGGCGCGGGCTATGGTGATGAATACGCCGTTCCCACCCGAACTCGAAGCCGCGATCAGTGCAGCCTATTTGCGGCTATGTGAGCGGTATGATGCTGGTGCAGAAGGGTGCGATCGCCTGGAAGGAGAAGAGGCTGAGGAGTGCCGCAAATATACTAGCGATCTAGACGTTGCTGTTCGCTCCTCCGCGACCGCAGAAGACTTGCCTGACGCCAGTTTTGCTGGACAACAGGAAACCTACCTCAACGTCCACGGTGTCCGAAACGTCGTTGATGCGTGCCATAAGTGTTTCTCCTCCCTCTTCACCGATCGGGCGATTTCCTATCGCCACCAGTACGCCGAACGCCTCGAAGACTTTGACGAGTTCAGCGTCGCCCTCTCTGTCGGTGTGCAAAAGATGGTGCGGTCTGACCTGGCAACCTCTGGTGTCATGTTCTCAATTGACACTGAAACCGGATTCCGGAATGCGGCTCTGATTACGGCAGCCTACGGATTGGGTGAAAACGTTGTGCAGGGTGCTGTTAACCCCGATGAGTACTTTGTCTTTAAGCCCACCCTCAAAGACGGTAAGCGCCCCATCCTTGAAAAGCGGTTGGGCAGCAAAGAGATCAAGATGATCTACGATGTCGGCGGTTCTAAAGAGACAAAGAACGTCCCTGTTCCCGTTCCCGATCGCGGCAAGTTCTGCATTACCGATGATGAAATCCTGAAACTGGCGGAGTGGGCTTGCATTATCGAAGATCACTACAGCACCAAACGGGGCAAAGATACCCCGATGGATATTGAGTGGGCCAAAGATGGACTTTCAGGTGAACTCTTTATCGTGCAGGCTCGTCCGGAAACGGTGCAGTCTCAGAAGAATGGCAATGTCCTGAAAAGTTACCGCCTGAAAGGAACGGGCGATGTCCTGACAACAGGACGGGCTGTAGGTGAAATGATTGGACAAGGCACGGCGCGGGTGATCATGGATGTTCATCGCATTGCCGAATTCCAAGAGGGTGAGGTGCTGGTCACAAACAAGACCGACCCGGATTGGGAACCGATCATGAAGAAGTCCAGCGCGATTATCACCAACCAAGGGGGACGTACCTGCCACGCCGCAATCATTGCACGTGAAATGGGGATTCCGGCGATCGTGGGTTGCGGAGACGCAACCGAACTCTTGAAGACTGGCCAAGAGGTTACGGTGTCCTGTGCTGAGGGTGAAGAAGGCAGAGTCTATGCCGGACTGGTTCCCTTTGAAGTAGAAGAGACTCCGCTCGATAACCTACCGCGCACCCGCACCAAGATCTTGATGAACGTGG is a genomic window containing:
- the ppsA gene encoding phosphoenolpyruvate synthase; the protein is MISANRSDRSFMPDRHEDKENAFVLWFEEIGIDDIPIVGGKNASLGEMIQQLTSKGVSVPTGFATTAYAFRYFLEKAGLEAKLRKLFAGLDLDDVTDLRERGKQARAMVMNTPFPPELEAAISAAYLRLCERYDAGAEGCDRLEGEEAEECRKYTSDLDVAVRSSATAEDLPDASFAGQQETYLNVHGVRNVVDACHKCFSSLFTDRAISYRHQYAERLEDFDEFSVALSVGVQKMVRSDLATSGVMFSIDTETGFRNAALITAAYGLGENVVQGAVNPDEYFVFKPTLKDGKRPILEKRLGSKEIKMIYDVGGSKETKNVPVPVPDRGKFCITDDEILKLAEWACIIEDHYSTKRGKDTPMDIEWAKDGLSGELFIVQARPETVQSQKNGNVLKSYRLKGTGDVLTTGRAVGEMIGQGTARVIMDVHRIAEFQEGEVLVTNKTDPDWEPIMKKSSAIITNQGGRTCHAAIIAREMGIPAIVGCGDATELLKTGQEVTVSCAEGEEGRVYAGLVPFEVEETPLDNLPRTRTKILMNVGNPEEAFGLSSVPCDGVGLARLEFIIANHIKAHPLALLNFDTLEDKAAKWEISQLTAQYENKADFFIDKLAHGVGMIAAAFYPNPVVVRMSDFKSNEYANLLGGREFEPNEENPMIGWRGASRYYDPKYTEAYGLECKALKRVRDDMGLTNVIPMIPFCRTPDEGRRVLEVMESYGLKRGENGLQVYVMCEIPSNVILADEFSEVFDGFSIGSNDLTQLTLGLDRDSSLVAHIFDERNKGVKQMVQMVIEKAKANNRKIGICGQAPSDYPEFAEFLVELGIDSISLNPDSVLKTLLKIAETEERLGR